A portion of the Gammaproteobacteria bacterium genome contains these proteins:
- a CDS encoding nucleotidyltransferase family protein, which translates to MAMHTPPAPFTASDRDTPRLSLPPEEALLLICARRELTEPLLKEAHALTQDVDWDRVVELSLAHRVAPIVFASMKRHLSAVIPDRCLVRLKQHVIASTHGNLALLSELLRTARELTAGKIRFAVFKGLVINQSVYQDLAIRQCGDIDILVDQDNFTRARSLLISAGLEPTLTAAEELQCQQSGLWHDQRRVTIDLHWGISPRELGIRADRMLKSLTTISISGQSLPSFNPVDQLIILCVNATKEYWNQLLYPYCDIHEHLRSQSMPDWEAVFRRARELRCERMVRTALLITARLYEMAPIFPPAMHHGDSQAERASKELLHQMFDQNPGDSRPISHTRHLYVFQSTDDYFTALMDTLQQRLAYRLIQLPLRRHIPEALGVDDTRLPPGLSFLRPVVRVGRILGLILRRAYGRLVKRA; encoded by the coding sequence ATGGCGATGCACACTCCGCCCGCTCCATTTACCGCATCCGACCGGGATACCCCCCGCCTGTCCCTTCCACCGGAAGAGGCATTGCTGCTGATCTGCGCCCGGCGTGAGCTGACGGAACCCTTGTTGAAGGAGGCGCATGCCCTGACGCAGGACGTTGACTGGGATCGCGTGGTCGAACTCTCCCTGGCTCATCGGGTCGCGCCGATAGTTTTCGCATCAATGAAGCGCCATCTGTCCGCTGTAATCCCGGATAGATGTCTGGTTCGCCTCAAACAGCACGTCATCGCCAGCACGCACGGCAATCTGGCGCTGCTGAGCGAGTTGCTGCGCACCGCCCGTGAGCTGACCGCCGGCAAAATTCGCTTTGCCGTTTTCAAGGGACTGGTCATCAATCAATCGGTATATCAGGATCTGGCAATCAGGCAGTGCGGAGACATCGACATCCTGGTCGATCAGGACAATTTCACGCGGGCCAGGTCGCTGCTGATCTCCGCAGGCTTGGAGCCGACGCTGACCGCCGCGGAAGAGTTGCAATGCCAGCAGTCTGGCCTGTGGCACGATCAACGCCGCGTCACGATTGACCTGCATTGGGGGATATCACCTCGCGAACTGGGGATCCGGGCAGACAGGATGCTGAAGAGCCTGACGACAATCTCGATCAGCGGGCAGTCGTTGCCGAGCTTCAATCCGGTGGATCAACTGATAATCCTGTGCGTCAATGCTACCAAGGAGTACTGGAACCAGCTGTTGTATCCCTACTGCGATATCCATGAGCATCTCCGCAGCCAATCCATGCCGGACTGGGAGGCCGTGTTCCGGCGCGCGCGGGAATTGAGATGCGAACGCATGGTCAGGACCGCTTTGCTGATTACGGCAAGGTTGTACGAGATGGCGCCGATCTTCCCGCCCGCCATGCATCACGGAGATTCGCAGGCCGAACGTGCGTCAAAGGAGCTGCTACATCAGATGTTCGATCAGAACCCGGGTGACAGCAGGCCGATCAGTCACACCCGTCATCTGTATGTCTTCCAGTCGACCGATGACTATTTCACCGCGCTGATGGACACTCTGCAGCAGAGACTGGCTTACCGCCTGATCCAACTGCCGCTTCGACGGCACATACCGGAGGCGCTGGGAGTGGATGACACCCGGCTGCCGCCCGGGCTTTCGTTTCTGCGTCCCGTCGTCAGGGTGGGCCGCATCCTCGGATTGATCCTGCGCAGGGCGTACGGGAGGCTGGTCAAGCGCGCCTAG
- a CDS encoding prephenate dehydrogenase yields MNKPHLPAISAVVLGGNGALGSLFCAKFAGGGIATTSIDVAPAPSSRLRNVACIVSDVRTLSEEAKRVLSGADWVVAALPEGVLLETWQAIVSLMKQGALFADTLSVKLPLATAMAGRMPRTIEQLSINPMFAPSLDFVNQSVAVVEASRGVHADRFLRLMQQWGATLHMLSAEQHDRCAAALQTATHAAILAFGLAMRRLDYDVEAMLPVMTPPHRALLSLLARILSASPEVYWDIQTHNTFAADARQSLAEGLRELTAAIEGGDQDRFRRLLADLQAMLGKERLAELNEYSTRMFRCGDK; encoded by the coding sequence ATGAACAAGCCGCATCTCCCTGCGATCAGCGCCGTAGTTCTGGGCGGCAATGGCGCCCTGGGATCGCTTTTCTGCGCGAAATTCGCCGGTGGCGGGATAGCGACCACGTCGATCGATGTCGCGCCCGCGCCGTCGTCGCGGCTGCGCAATGTCGCTTGCATCGTCTCCGACGTGCGCACATTGTCAGAAGAGGCGAAGCGTGTACTCTCCGGTGCGGACTGGGTCGTTGCGGCTCTGCCCGAGGGTGTCCTGCTCGAGACCTGGCAGGCCATTGTCAGCCTGATGAAGCAGGGGGCGCTCTTCGCCGACACGCTGTCAGTGAAGCTGCCGCTGGCGACTGCCATGGCCGGCCGGATGCCGCGAACCATCGAGCAGCTCAGCATCAATCCGATGTTTGCCCCATCGCTGGATTTCGTGAACCAGAGCGTTGCGGTGGTCGAGGCGAGCCGCGGTGTACATGCGGACCGTTTCCTCCGGCTGATGCAGCAATGGGGCGCCACCCTGCACATGTTGAGCGCGGAGCAGCACGACCGCTGCGCAGCCGCTCTCCAGACTGCGACCCATGCCGCGATCCTTGCCTTCGGCCTGGCGATGCGCCGGCTTGATTACGACGTAGAGGCCATGCTGCCGGTCATGACGCCGCCCCATCGGGCGCTCCTGTCCCTGCTGGCGCGCATCCTGAGCGCCAGCCCGGAGGTGTACTGGGACATCCAGACGCACAACACCTTTGCAGCGGACGCCAGGCAGTCGCTCGCGGAAGGGCTGCGCGAGCTGACGGCGGCGATCGAGGGCGGTGACCAGGACCGGTTCCGGCGCCTGCTGGCCGATCTGCAGGCCATGCTGGGAAAGGAGCGACTGGCAGAGCTCAACGAGTACAGCACGCGTATGTTCCGCTGTGGTGACAAATGA
- a CDS encoding chorismate mutase, whose protein sequence is MEQLTPYRESIDAIDEQIIELLGRRYSVCRDVARLKKASEIPMMQSGRVEQVKQRCAALAERHGVDPVFVRELYSLIIDEACRIEDRIIDARD, encoded by the coding sequence ATGGAACAGCTGACCCCATATCGAGAATCAATTGATGCGATCGATGAGCAGATCATCGAGTTGCTTGGACGGCGTTACTCCGTATGCCGCGATGTCGCCCGTCTGAAGAAGGCGAGCGAAATCCCGATGATGCAAAGCGGCCGGGTGGAGCAGGTCAAGCAGCGCTGCGCCGCGCTGGCGGAACGCCATGGCGTAGACCCTGTCTTTGTCCGTGAGCTGTATTCCCTGATCATCGATGAAGCTTGCCGGATCGAGGATCGCATCATCGACGCCCGCGACTAG
- a CDS encoding DnaJ domain-containing protein, with protein MGRNIFNLARDFFQSPAEHRDLLDPSSPLPPDVSYLLDALTENKDPGSEEPMALAADLREAIQFMIERVFFAPGADCYRILGLNYGARPDEIRKHYNQLLHIYALDQADRSGEWNPIFATEISRAYSVLRDPERRRAYDQHLIQRSGVKGAPAVPRDRMDVPSEAGKAPGNVSYLNPGPSVRPMPSEDEIKELQRQVQQSSATGARERTASAEPAAPQGSSRSSFIANRIDRANGLSETGGTPEPELAQVSSNPAPISWSLISEPVAGAAGKFPKGIPVTPPEPAGADSKRILSMDRSTFAILVAVIMVLGVYAIVLPNRLGEDSGSGPASIPGEEMEAASGDADAGSIPAPVNGNVVRDTAEQAASSEVFSPFAAIPDPSAADAGEDKKPAVSRATSSDARRETGSAGNEPVNRSAPNTAASRAEARQPAVIPPGGQGAGGENRSAQSSPARPAAGGSVVRSEPAVAASAKPPVESPAVTERAAPSRKLESLRQTLLEDKPAAKVGAVANAGVVTVPRDDAAAKIPAQATIAPSAPAVPRVDGGQMDKPALIASVAPVQASRNGEAITIQELDRLAETFSRAYEAGELDTLVGLFSEDARTNDQSSKSGIAADYRELFQISETRKFTISRLRWEQDKRGDGLKGEGDFQVDVKLKSDQSVTTVQGKVLFHVRRGPDGILITEMMHTYN; from the coding sequence ATGGGACGGAACATTTTCAATCTCGCCCGGGATTTCTTTCAATCTCCCGCTGAGCACCGGGACCTGCTCGACCCGTCAAGTCCCTTGCCGCCGGATGTCAGCTATCTCCTTGACGCCTTAACCGAGAATAAGGATCCCGGCTCCGAGGAGCCGATGGCCCTCGCCGCTGATCTGCGGGAGGCGATCCAGTTCATGATTGAGCGCGTATTCTTTGCCCCGGGCGCGGACTGTTACCGGATCCTGGGATTGAACTACGGCGCCAGGCCTGACGAGATACGGAAGCATTACAATCAGTTATTGCACATCTACGCCCTTGACCAGGCCGACCGATCGGGGGAGTGGAACCCTATTTTTGCCACCGAGATCAGCCGCGCCTACAGCGTGTTGCGCGATCCGGAGCGGCGGCGGGCTTACGATCAGCACCTGATCCAGCGGAGCGGGGTCAAGGGAGCTCCGGCTGTACCGAGGGATCGCATGGATGTCCCTTCCGAAGCGGGGAAGGCGCCAGGGAACGTGTCATACCTGAACCCTGGCCCTTCCGTCCGGCCCATGCCCTCGGAAGATGAGATAAAGGAGCTTCAGAGGCAGGTTCAGCAAAGTTCGGCGACCGGTGCGAGGGAGCGAACGGCGTCGGCGGAGCCTGCGGCGCCGCAGGGATCCAGCCGGAGTTCGTTCATCGCGAATCGCATCGATCGCGCCAATGGCTTGTCCGAGACGGGAGGGACGCCCGAGCCTGAGTTGGCGCAGGTTTCATCCAACCCTGCACCGATATCCTGGAGCTTGATCAGCGAGCCGGTCGCCGGTGCAGCGGGAAAATTTCCAAAGGGCATCCCGGTTACCCCGCCGGAGCCGGCCGGGGCGGATAGCAAGCGCATCCTGTCCATGGACCGTTCCACGTTTGCGATCCTGGTGGCGGTGATCATGGTACTGGGCGTCTATGCCATCGTCCTGCCGAATAGACTCGGGGAGGACTCCGGTTCCGGCCCGGCATCGATACCCGGGGAGGAAATGGAGGCGGCATCGGGCGACGCGGATGCGGGTTCCATCCCTGCGCCGGTCAACGGCAACGTCGTGCGCGATACGGCGGAGCAGGCGGCTTCGAGTGAGGTGTTCAGTCCCTTCGCTGCCATCCCCGATCCGTCGGCGGCCGATGCCGGCGAAGACAAGAAGCCCGCGGTATCACGAGCTACATCGTCTGATGCCCGGCGCGAGACCGGTTCCGCGGGTAATGAGCCGGTAAACAGGTCTGCGCCGAATACGGCCGCATCGCGTGCTGAGGCGCGCCAGCCGGCGGTGATCCCGCCGGGAGGACAGGGAGCCGGCGGCGAGAACAGGTCCGCGCAGAGTTCCCCGGCGCGGCCTGCGGCTGGCGGGTCTGTGGTCCGTTCAGAGCCGGCCGTGGCAGCGAGCGCCAAGCCGCCGGTCGAATCTCCGGCGGTCACGGAGCGCGCCGCACCGTCCAGGAAACTTGAATCGCTGCGCCAGACACTGCTCGAGGACAAACCCGCGGCGAAGGTGGGCGCTGTCGCAAATGCCGGTGTGGTGACCGTGCCGCGCGATGACGCCGCCGCGAAGATTCCTGCCCAGGCGACGATAGCTCCGTCCGCGCCTGCCGTCCCCAGGGTTGATGGTGGGCAGATGGATAAGCCTGCACTGATTGCGAGTGTCGCCCCGGTGCAGGCGTCGCGCAATGGCGAGGCCATCACGATTCAGGAGCTTGATCGCCTCGCGGAGACGTTCTCCCGGGCCTACGAAGCGGGCGAACTCGACACGCTGGTGGGCCTTTTCTCCGAGGATGCACGGACAAATGACCAGAGCAGCAAGTCCGGTATTGCCGCGGATTATCGCGAGCTGTTTCAGATCAGCGAGACGCGCAAGTTCACCATCAGCCGCCTCCGCTGGGAACAGGACAAGCGCGGTGACGGACTGAAAGGTGAGGGGGATTTCCAGGTCGACGTGAAACTCAAGAGTGACCAGAGCGTGACGACGGTACAGGGCAAGGTCCTGTTCCATGTGCGGCGCGGACCGGACGGCATCCTCATTACCGAAATGATGCATACCTATAATTGA
- the pabB gene encoding aminodeoxychorismate synthase component I — translation MKTLLIDNYDSFTFNLYQLIAEVNRVPPVVVRNDTAPWSEIRQLDFDNIVISPGPGRPERPQDFGICAEAIRECPVPVLGVCLGHQGIGHLYGGKVDYAARVMHGRPSLIHHTGQDIFKGIPSPFTAIRYHSLHVAELSDELDKLAWTEDGMLMGLRHKTRRIWGVQFHPESICSEYGHQILENFRALTAEFLKQNPPRRRVTDTGTAKRCPDSFDIVPHGNSADRDPVSLGQGEINGRPFRIFHRRVPMHLNAEQVFMNFFANSTPNFWLDSALVRGFSRFSYMGDASGPHAEYVSYSLPERKVTVTRRGQDEVFNESIFTYLDRMLHERHAVVEGLPFDFNLGYAGYLGYELKADCGATAAHRASTPDAAFVFADRIIAFDHEENIAYLVCLDDEDHADRARQWLNDMQAKLQKLPAVRPWRRAPVPRMVMQTARHSPEKYLQRIRECQQEIKHGESYEICLTNMITQHVTIDPMNTYRALRESNPAPYATYLNFPGVAVLSSSPERFLTIGPNGTVESKPIKGTRPRGKTPEEDERIYQDLRENGKDRSENLMIVDLLRNDLGTVSDVGSVYVSNIFSVESYATVHQLVSTVHGRLRRGISSVQCVQAAFPGGSMTGAPKKRSMEIIDRLEGGPRGIYSGSIGFFGLNGSADLSIVIRTIVVTPEDVTVGVGGAIIDLSDPQEELEEMLLKSRALVHALAVSALDGEPSQAAL, via the coding sequence ATGAAGACCTTGCTGATCGACAACTACGATTCGTTCACCTTCAATCTCTACCAGTTGATCGCCGAGGTGAACCGCGTGCCGCCGGTCGTGGTCAGGAACGATACCGCGCCGTGGTCGGAGATCCGCCAGCTCGATTTCGACAACATTGTGATTTCCCCCGGACCTGGCCGGCCGGAACGGCCGCAGGATTTCGGCATTTGCGCCGAGGCGATACGCGAGTGCCCCGTTCCGGTGCTGGGAGTGTGCCTGGGCCACCAGGGCATCGGCCATCTGTACGGCGGCAAGGTGGATTATGCCGCCCGCGTCATGCACGGCCGCCCGAGCCTGATCCATCACACCGGCCAGGACATCTTCAAGGGCATCCCGTCTCCCTTCACCGCCATCCGCTATCACTCGCTGCACGTCGCCGAACTCTCAGACGAACTGGATAAGCTCGCCTGGACGGAGGACGGCATGCTGATGGGCCTGCGCCACAAGACGCGCCGGATCTGGGGCGTGCAGTTCCATCCCGAATCGATCTGTTCCGAGTACGGCCACCAGATCCTGGAGAATTTCCGCGCGCTCACGGCCGAGTTCCTCAAGCAGAATCCGCCGCGCCGGCGTGTTACCGATACCGGGACGGCGAAACGATGCCCGGACAGCTTCGACATCGTGCCGCACGGGAACAGCGCCGACCGTGATCCGGTCAGCCTGGGCCAGGGTGAGATCAACGGCCGGCCATTCAGGATATTTCATCGCCGCGTGCCCATGCATCTGAACGCCGAACAGGTGTTCATGAACTTCTTCGCAAACTCCACGCCCAATTTCTGGCTCGACAGCGCACTGGTGCGCGGCTTCTCCCGCTTCTCCTACATGGGCGACGCCAGCGGGCCGCATGCGGAATACGTCAGCTACAGCCTGCCGGAGCGCAAGGTGACGGTGACTCGCCGTGGCCAGGATGAGGTCTTCAACGAGAGCATCTTCACCTATCTGGATCGTATGCTGCACGAGCGGCACGCAGTGGTGGAGGGACTGCCGTTCGATTTCAACCTGGGCTACGCCGGCTATCTCGGCTACGAGCTGAAGGCCGATTGCGGCGCGACCGCGGCGCACCGGGCGTCAACGCCGGATGCCGCCTTCGTATTCGCCGACCGCATCATCGCCTTCGATCACGAAGAGAACATCGCCTACCTGGTCTGTCTTGACGATGAGGATCACGCGGACCGCGCCCGGCAATGGCTGAACGACATGCAAGCAAAGCTGCAGAAGCTGCCGGCGGTGAGGCCGTGGAGGCGGGCGCCGGTGCCGCGGATGGTCATGCAGACCGCGCGGCATTCGCCGGAAAAGTATCTGCAGCGCATCCGGGAATGCCAGCAGGAGATCAAGCACGGCGAATCCTACGAGATCTGTCTGACCAACATGATCACGCAGCACGTGACAATCGACCCTATGAACACCTACCGCGCGCTGCGTGAGAGCAACCCGGCTCCGTATGCGACCTATCTGAATTTTCCGGGCGTGGCTGTCCTGAGTTCCTCGCCGGAACGCTTCCTGACCATCGGCCCCAATGGCACGGTCGAGTCCAAGCCGATCAAGGGTACGCGTCCGCGCGGCAAGACGCCTGAGGAGGATGAACGCATCTACCAGGACCTGCGCGAGAACGGGAAGGACCGTTCCGAGAACCTGATGATCGTTGATCTCCTGCGCAACGATCTCGGGACGGTATCCGACGTCGGCAGCGTATATGTATCGAATATTTTCTCCGTGGAGAGCTACGCGACGGTGCACCAGCTTGTGAGCACGGTCCATGGCAGGCTGCGCCGCGGCATTTCCTCGGTACAGTGCGTACAGGCCGCATTTCCCGGTGGATCAATGACCGGGGCCCCGAAGAAGCGCAGCATGGAAATCATCGACAGGCTCGAGGGAGGGCCGCGCGGCATCTACTCGGGATCCATCGGATTTTTCGGCCTCAATGGCAGCGCTGATCTCAGCATCGTGATCCGCACCATCGTCGTGACCCCGGAAGATGTCACCGTGGGCGTCGGCGGCGCCATCATCGACCTGTCCGATCCGCAGGAAGAGCTCGAGGAAATGTTATTGAAATCAAGGGCGCTGGTCCATGCGCTGGCGGTATCGGCGCTGGATGGCGAGCCGAGTCAGGCGGCGCTTTGA
- a CDS encoding fibronectin type III domain-containing protein: MDLHHWVSPRLRILIIVILGTLLSACFDWHDNSSAGAGTDTLTGVDTSNDGTGLPSEEPDDEDTTPPEDTASAEPEPVIIALSWQPIQGNIDGYIVHTGPTPETASAVITVTPNPGVEYDTMSDLGLKPGDQSCFRIKAYNAEGQSGFSDAVCYLVNA, translated from the coding sequence ATGGATTTGCATCACTGGGTATCACCGCGGCTTCGCATCCTCATCATCGTCATCCTGGGAACACTGCTCAGCGCCTGCTTCGACTGGCACGACAATAGCTCGGCCGGCGCCGGTACCGACACCCTCACGGGGGTGGATACCTCCAACGACGGTACAGGGTTGCCATCGGAAGAGCCTGATGATGAAGACACCACCCCGCCCGAGGATACGGCGAGCGCGGAACCGGAACCTGTCATCATCGCGCTGAGCTGGCAACCGATCCAGGGCAATATCGACGGGTACATCGTCCACACCGGCCCGACCCCCGAGACCGCGAGCGCGGTCATCACGGTCACGCCGAACCCCGGCGTGGAATACGACACCATGTCCGACCTCGGCCTGAAGCCCGGCGATCAATCCTGTTTCCGCATCAAGGCCTACAACGCCGAGGGGCAGTCAGGCTTCTCGGACGCTGTCTGCTACCTGGTCAACGCCTGA
- a CDS encoding YjbH domain-containing protein — protein sequence MPDARLDRDGSFRLGFSNFDPYSTLWSSVTVLPRLELSARYTTIDNISVFEAGDNVGNFRDKAFDAKLVLFPETGHLPQLAVGAQDFHGTRLFSAEFVTLSKRIGALDLTLGYGSDRLDGGFGGLRYRPAWARSLGLVVEYDANDYRRDHEAASSGAAERAGGATYALEYRYGWLGTQLSWQDGEVGANIHVTVPLMEREFIPKIDEPPPVRVSLPLAPLTDWRVDARYSGAIEDALRREGFRNLHVTLHGKTLSASLSHPRISSVRRIISRAARILVQAGPQDLESVTVTYTGNDLPVVTYVFRDIPRLREYFAGTVSWDQVESGVDVIYAEAAIEEAPHAVRPDASTGVESAPGGEDAAPVQAINLIGDGGGRYDQDEFQLNPFNLRFLFNITRTDPGRAFHYDVFSLLSYRRHLGHGLFFSPSGRLQLYEDVSDVSAESDSLLPHVRSDVAEYKQGGRLRLDSLLVNRYLDLPGRMSARLSAGYYEEMFAGAGGQLLYPSRDGRWALDLMVDGLRQREPGDNLALRDYSVLTALVSGHYRLPWYGLTATVRAGQFLARDDGIRYELNRRFRSGVEIGAWYSITNGHDMTGPGSPDDPYRDKGVYFVIPFSSMLTMDTRETARLSLSPWMRDVGQMVVPPDDLYRLMEPGIRTIDGGPLPLQ from the coding sequence ATGCCCGACGCGCGCCTGGATCGGGACGGGTCGTTTCGGCTCGGCTTCAGTAATTTCGATCCGTATTCGACGCTGTGGAGCAGCGTGACGGTGCTGCCGAGGCTGGAACTGTCAGCGCGCTATACCACGATCGACAATATCTCCGTCTTCGAGGCGGGGGACAACGTCGGCAATTTCCGCGACAAGGCCTTCGATGCCAAGCTGGTCCTGTTTCCGGAGACCGGGCATCTCCCGCAACTGGCGGTGGGCGCGCAGGATTTTCATGGTACACGCCTGTTCTCGGCGGAGTTCGTCACCCTCAGCAAACGCATCGGCGCACTCGACCTCACGCTGGGTTACGGCAGCGACCGCCTCGACGGCGGCTTCGGTGGCCTGCGTTATCGGCCTGCCTGGGCCAGGAGCCTGGGCCTCGTCGTCGAGTATGACGCCAACGACTACCGCCGCGACCATGAGGCTGCTTCGTCGGGTGCGGCGGAGCGTGCGGGTGGGGCTACCTATGCGCTGGAATACCGCTATGGCTGGCTGGGCACGCAGCTCTCCTGGCAGGATGGTGAGGTCGGCGCCAATATCCATGTGACGGTGCCGCTGATGGAGCGGGAGTTCATCCCCAAGATCGACGAGCCGCCGCCTGTCCGGGTGAGTCTGCCGCTGGCGCCGCTCACGGACTGGCGTGTCGATGCGCGCTACAGCGGCGCAATCGAGGATGCGCTGCGGCGCGAAGGGTTCCGGAATCTGCATGTAACGCTGCACGGCAAGACGCTCAGCGCCAGCCTCAGCCATCCCCGCATCTCCTCGGTACGGCGCATCATCAGCCGCGCGGCGCGCATCCTGGTGCAGGCCGGTCCGCAGGATCTCGAATCGGTGACGGTCACCTATACCGGGAACGACCTCCCTGTGGTCACCTATGTATTTCGCGATATTCCTCGGCTGCGGGAGTATTTCGCCGGGACCGTGTCGTGGGACCAGGTGGAGTCCGGTGTCGATGTGATCTATGCCGAAGCGGCGATCGAAGAGGCGCCGCACGCCGTCCGGCCTGACGCCTCCACGGGGGTGGAGTCCGCCCCGGGCGGGGAGGATGCGGCCCCTGTGCAGGCCATCAATCTCATTGGTGACGGCGGCGGGCGCTACGATCAGGACGAATTCCAGCTAAACCCGTTCAACCTGCGATTTCTGTTCAATATCACCCGCACGGATCCGGGCCGGGCGTTTCATTATGATGTGTTTTCGCTGCTCAGCTACCGCAGACACCTCGGGCACGGTTTGTTCTTCTCCCCCTCCGGCCGGCTCCAGTTGTACGAGGATGTGAGCGATGTTTCCGCGGAGTCCGACAGCCTGCTCCCGCATGTGCGCTCGGACGTCGCCGAGTACAAACAGGGCGGCCGCCTGCGGCTCGATTCGCTGTTGGTCAACAGGTACCTGGATCTCCCGGGGCGGATGAGCGCGCGCCTGTCCGCGGGGTATTACGAAGAGATGTTCGCGGGCGCGGGCGGACAACTGCTGTATCCGTCGCGCGACGGCCGCTGGGCGCTGGATCTGATGGTGGACGGGCTGCGGCAACGCGAGCCGGGCGATAATCTCGCCCTCCGCGACTACTCGGTACTGACCGCCCTGGTTTCCGGTCATTACCGCCTGCCGTGGTACGGCCTGACGGCGACGGTGCGGGCCGGCCAGTTCCTCGCCCGTGACGACGGGATCCGCTACGAGCTGAATCGCCGCTTCCGCTCCGGGGTCGAGATCGGGGCCTGGTACAGCATTACCAACGGCCACGATATGACCGGCCCGGGCAGCCCGGACGATCCCTACCGCGACAAGGGCGTGTACTTCGTCATCCCGTTCAGCTCCATGCTGACTATGGATACCCGGGAAACGGCCCGGCTCTCGCTGTCCCCCTGGATGCGTGACGTGGGCCAGATGGTGGTGCCGCCGGACGATCTGTATCGCCTGATGGAGCCGGGTATCCGTACGATCGACGGCGGCCCCTTGCCCCTGCAATAA
- a CDS encoding PqqD family protein, with translation MRYKQRESLTVQAVDDEILILDLESNQIHQLNSSASFIWELCEGGITADQLAEKYAAHYEIGSDTAMADVKQVTEQLCDMGLLEAA, from the coding sequence ATGCGGTACAAGCAGCGTGAGAGCCTGACGGTTCAAGCGGTTGATGATGAGATTCTGATCCTGGATCTGGAGAGCAACCAGATACATCAACTCAATTCTTCCGCGAGTTTCATCTGGGAGTTGTGCGAGGGCGGTATCACGGCGGATCAGTTGGCGGAGAAATATGCCGCGCATTATGAGATCGGGTCAGATACTGCCATGGCCGACGTGAAACAGGTGACCGAACAATTGTGTGACATGGGCCTGCTAGAGGCGGCGTGA